One Gemmatimonadota bacterium DNA window includes the following coding sequences:
- a CDS encoding glycosyltransferase, which translates to MRVLKVTQFYYPYLEKGGPALKVRALSRHLMRRGHAVTVLTADFGARRAAPADPAEPETIYLSTLVRYRTSTVSPSVVGFCRRRLAEFDVVHLYGLYDLLGPVVAAFCRARGTPYVLEPLGMYRPIVRSLLKKRLYQRLVTRRLEAGAARLIATSEQERWELIEAGVAAEKLLVRRNGVELEEFVNLPPRGAFRRVHSISESERLVLYLGRLSRKKGLDLLLRAFAGVSAHARLAIAGPDDRDGCLAGLHRLARELGLGPDRLLLCGPHYGRAKLEALVDADVFVLPSQNENFGNAAAEAIACGTPALVTDQCGIAPWIDGRAGLVVAHDVQALRNGLACLLEGDTVRRRLRDGCDEVARMLSWDAPVTEMEALYASVARQSGPRRVQTAAAAPAGHAGKSEPAEEFPPPANSA; encoded by the coding sequence ATGCGCGTCCTTAAGGTGACGCAGTTCTATTACCCGTATCTGGAAAAGGGGGGCCCGGCCCTGAAGGTGCGGGCCCTGAGCCGGCATCTGATGCGGCGGGGCCACGCCGTCACGGTGCTGACGGCGGACTTCGGCGCCCGCCGTGCGGCGCCTGCGGATCCGGCCGAGCCGGAGACCATTTACTTGAGCACGCTGGTGCGCTACCGCACGAGTACAGTGAGCCCGAGCGTGGTGGGCTTCTGCCGACGCCGGCTGGCGGAGTTCGACGTTGTGCATCTGTACGGGCTCTATGACCTGCTGGGGCCGGTGGTGGCGGCGTTTTGCCGCGCGCGGGGCACACCCTATGTGCTGGAGCCGCTGGGCATGTACCGCCCCATTGTGCGGAGCCTCTTGAAGAAGCGGCTGTACCAGAGACTCGTGACGCGGCGGCTCGAGGCAGGTGCGGCTCGCCTGATTGCGACCTCGGAGCAAGAGCGCTGGGAGCTGATCGAGGCCGGCGTAGCTGCGGAGAAGCTGCTTGTACGGCGGAACGGCGTGGAGCTGGAGGAGTTCGTCAATCTTCCGCCGCGCGGTGCCTTCCGGCGGGTGCATTCCATCAGTGAGAGCGAGCGGCTGGTGTTGTATCTTGGCCGGCTTTCCCGCAAGAAGGGGCTGGACCTGCTGCTGCGGGCCTTCGCCGGTGTGTCGGCCCACGCTCGACTGGCCATCGCCGGCCCGGATGACCGCGACGGCTGCCTTGCCGGGCTGCACCGGCTAGCGCGCGAGCTGGGCCTGGGTCCGGACCGGTTGTTGTTATGCGGGCCGCACTACGGCCGGGCCAAGCTCGAGGCGCTGGTAGACGCGGATGTCTTCGTGCTCCCTTCCCAAAACGAGAACTTCGGGAACGCCGCCGCGGAAGCGATCGCCTGCGGCACGCCTGCGCTGGTCACTGACCAGTGCGGGATTGCGCCCTGGATCGATGGGCGCGCCGGTCTCGTGGTGGCCCACGATGTCCAGGCGCTGCGGAACGGGTTGGCCTGCCTGCTGGAGGGGGATACGGTGCGGCGCCGGCTGAGGGACGGCTGTGACGAGGTGGCGCGCATGCTCTCCTGGGACGCGCCGGTAACGGAGATGGAGGCATTGTACGCTTCTGTGGCGCGCCAGTCCGGGCCGAGACGCGTCCAAACGGCTGCCGCGGCGCCAGCCGGCCATGCCGGGAAGTCCGAACCCGCGGAAGAGTTCCCGCCTCCCGCCAATTCGGCCTAG
- the asnB gene encoding asparagine synthase (glutamine-hydrolyzing) has product MCGICGVVDGRGSEDGAWGVGRMMDAMRHRGPDDQGTHTAPGVILGMCRLSIIDLEGGRQPMANEDGRVVVVQNGEIYNFHELRRDLTARGHVFRTESDTEVIAHAYEEWGADCVHRLRGMFAFAVHDSRPTGRLSSGHAAVPGSGTRVFLARDRFGIKPLYYYHAAGRLAFASEVRALLASGCVPRRLSPAGLRHYLLFGSAGEPTTLVEGVYSLPPGHRMLVEVGELQRSVSPQCYWDVLNAAGDGEAGEESVERGGAGAARADVVARIRSILEESVRLHLIADVPLGIFLSSGIDSTALGALAARHSSQVRTLTVAFPELEFSESRLASQTARVLGTTHQELVLDADEMLSRLDAAVAALDQPSMDGVNTYFVSWMARQAGLKVALSGLGGDELFGGYPTFRWTLQLDRLARFRRAVPAVAQPAVGHILAAAGGRIGARGSGRKLAEFWSEPQALPHPYFFNRLVFTPRQAVRWLGQADGETLLWWEWLAGAAKAVQRAGLDAFTTVSYLESRSYLVNTLLRDTDSMSMGHSLEVRVPFLDHELAEFMARAPGRRLWTRRAAGKSLLIEALRDILPRDVVRQRKRGFNLPWERWLRGRLRGSVEAGLHDPPAAVTELLDAGAAPWVWRAFLGGRTGWSRPWSLYVLNAWTRLHLEAAPASGAGHFYGGVRGTASQGHAGVSTG; this is encoded by the coding sequence ATGTGTGGCATTTGTGGCGTGGTGGACGGCCGCGGATCGGAAGACGGGGCGTGGGGGGTGGGGCGGATGATGGATGCTATGCGGCACCGTGGCCCTGACGACCAGGGCACGCACACAGCGCCGGGCGTCATCCTGGGCATGTGCCGTCTGAGTATTATTGACCTGGAGGGCGGCCGGCAGCCGATGGCCAACGAGGACGGTCGCGTCGTCGTCGTGCAGAACGGTGAAATCTACAACTTCCACGAGTTGAGGCGCGATCTCACGGCGCGCGGGCACGTCTTCCGGACAGAGTCGGATACGGAGGTCATCGCTCACGCCTACGAGGAGTGGGGAGCTGACTGTGTGCACCGGTTGCGCGGCATGTTCGCGTTCGCGGTGCACGACTCACGGCCGACCGGACGGCTGAGCAGCGGTCACGCGGCCGTTCCCGGTTCAGGCACTCGAGTATTTTTGGCCCGCGACCGCTTCGGGATCAAGCCGCTCTATTACTACCATGCGGCAGGCCGGCTGGCGTTCGCTTCGGAGGTGAGGGCGCTGTTGGCCAGCGGGTGCGTGCCCCGGCGTCTTTCGCCGGCGGGGCTGCGCCACTACTTGCTCTTTGGCTCGGCCGGGGAACCTACAACGCTGGTCGAGGGGGTGTACTCGCTGCCGCCCGGTCACAGGATGCTCGTGGAGGTAGGCGAGCTGCAGCGGTCGGTCTCGCCGCAGTGCTACTGGGATGTGCTGAATGCGGCGGGCGACGGAGAAGCAGGCGAGGAGTCGGTGGAGCGGGGTGGCGCCGGGGCCGCCCGGGCCGATGTGGTGGCGCGCATCCGCTCGATCCTGGAAGAGAGTGTGAGACTACACCTGATCGCGGACGTGCCGCTCGGGATCTTCTTGAGCAGCGGCATCGACTCGACGGCGCTTGGCGCGCTTGCGGCACGGCACAGCTCGCAGGTTCGGACGCTGACCGTGGCGTTTCCGGAGCTGGAGTTCAGCGAGTCCAGGCTGGCGAGTCAGACGGCCCGCGTGCTGGGGACGACGCACCAGGAACTGGTGCTGGACGCGGACGAGATGCTGAGCCGGCTGGATGCGGCTGTTGCAGCCCTGGATCAGCCGAGCATGGATGGCGTGAACACCTACTTCGTCTCCTGGATGGCCCGTCAAGCGGGGCTGAAGGTAGCGCTGTCAGGACTGGGTGGGGACGAGTTGTTTGGCGGTTACCCCACCTTCCGGTGGACTCTGCAGTTGGACCGTCTCGCCCGGTTCAGGCGTGCGGTGCCGGCCGTGGCGCAGCCTGCAGTTGGCCATATCCTGGCTGCGGCCGGGGGCCGCATCGGCGCCAGGGGCTCGGGTCGAAAGTTAGCGGAGTTCTGGAGTGAACCTCAGGCGTTGCCGCACCCTTACTTCTTCAACCGGCTGGTGTTTACGCCCCGCCAGGCTGTGCGCTGGCTGGGCCAGGCCGATGGCGAGACCTTGCTCTGGTGGGAGTGGTTGGCTGGCGCCGCGAAGGCCGTGCAGCGCGCGGGGCTGGATGCCTTCACGACTGTCTCCTACCTGGAAAGCCGCTCGTATCTCGTGAACACCCTATTGCGGGACACCGACTCGATGAGCATGGGCCATTCCCTCGAAGTGCGAGTCCCCTTCCTGGATCACGAGCTGGCGGAATTCATGGCGCGGGCGCCGGGCCGGCGGCTGTGGACGCGTCGGGCGGCGGGGAAGAGCCTGCTGATCGAGGCGCTCAGGGACATCCTGCCCCGCGACGTGGTCCGCCAGCGCAAGCGAGGCTTCAACTTGCCATGGGAGCGGTGGCTGCGCGGGCGGTTGCGAGGCAGCGTCGAGGCCGGCTTGCACGATCCGCCCGCTGCGGTCACTGAACTGTTGGATG